The stretch of DNA GCGGGAAGCGTGTGGGTGGTCGGCAGTGTGGGGTCCGCGCTGGCCGCCTCATCACTGCCTACTGCGACCACCTTGTAGAAGTAGTCCTGGTCCGTCACCAGCGTGGCCGTGTTGTCGTTCACCGAGCAGCGGCGTGTGGTGGCCTTGTCATCGGCGGGCTTGGCGCACTGAGCGCTGCCCGCAAAAGCTACCTGAGCGTAGGGGCCAGCCGCATTGGTGGCCCGCAACACCCGGAAGCCGGTGTAACCGGTCAGGTCGACGGGCGCGTCCCAGGAAGTCGTGACCCAGAGGTTGGTACCGCTGGTTGGAGCATCGGGCCGTTCCACCCGGTACAGGTAGTCAATCCGCTCGCTGAGGGTATAAGCCACCGCACGAACGTTAGTGGGCGCGGCCACGGCCATGGCTCCCGTCCGGTTGATCGTGATGGGGATGAGGTACGCTACCCGGTTATAGTTGAAGTCCAGCCCCACGACTTGCAAGTACACATCGCCGCTCAAGCCCGTGGGGTCAAGGCTGACCAGGCCACTGTCCTGCGCCTGTTCACCCACGCCGGGGGTCACGTAGCCGGGATCCTGGGTGTACAACCCAGTGCCGGGACGTACGTCCGACCAGTTACCCTTGGCGTCGATGTTCACAAGCGAGAACAGGAAGTAGCGCATCACCCGCGACGTATCGCTGTTGCCGACTGTGTAGGCCCGGACGTTGACCGTATTGTTGAAAGCGGTGCCCGGCGTGAGGGTTTTCCAGGTATCAACCTCGCCCGTGGTCTTGAAGGTCGCTGGCGTTTCGACCTTGAGCTGCGGCACGTCAGCCGTCGCATTTGGGTCAGCGGCCTCGAACTGCGCGACTTTCAGCCGGGTGTTGATGTTCGCCTTGGCGACTGCCCCGTCGAACTCCGACCCCGCCGCCCGACTCTTCAGGAACACCAGATCGTAAGTCCCCTCGGGAATCTTGGCGAACTCCACGTAACCCTTGGCATCCGTCGAGGCCTTGCCTACGGCCACACTGTGGTCTCCGGATTTGTACAGGTACACCGTGCTGTTCTCGACCGCTGTACCCCGATTTGAGCGCACCAGATCGGCGGAGAGAGTGGCGGAGCCAGTACCTACTACCGACTTAACCGGAATCTCGGAAGTGGGAGGAGGCGTGCTGCTGCCCGGAGCGCCACAGGCTCCCAGCAGCAGAGCACTCGACAGAAGGATGAGGGGCAGGGTGCGGTGTGGTTTCATGAGGGCTCCTTGAATACCGGATGGCAACCAGCATCACGGATTGCCGTGATCCTGAAGAGGAGAGATGGGTGGCCCAAGACGCCTTGGACACTTTTCCGGTGAGCGGCATAATATCGACCGTCTTTACAGAGCGCAAGAATTCCCCACCCCCTCATTAGGAAACCCTCATGGTGAGCCCCACTTTTTCAGTCGATTAGTGAGGGAGTAGGGCCCTTGCCGGATAGAAGAGGGGCGGAAGCCGCAGCCCCCGCCCCACCCGCTTGCCCCTGAATTACTGGATGGTCACGACGCTGGTGTAGAAGGCTCCCAGCCCCTCGTTCTGCGTCGCGTTGGTGAAGCGGACGGTGTAGACCCCGGCGGTGGGCGCCTTGAAGCTGGCGAGGCTGTCCACCGTGCCCGCAATCGCCTTGCCCGCCGCGACCACCACGCCGCTGGCGTTCAGGAGGTCCACCTTCACGTTGGCCTTCGACCCCAGCAGGGCGGCGTAGCCCTTCACGGTGAGCGTTTGACCTGCACCCACGTTGAACTTCAGGTAGTCCACATCGGGTCCCGTGACCGGGTCGGCATACACGAAGTTCGCACTGTCGAAGGCGCCGCCGAAGAGCAGGCCGTCCGCAAAGGCCGACGCCGGAATGCTCGTCAAGTCGGTGGCCGTCGCCTGGCTGTTGTTGCGCTGGAGCGTCTTGTTCACGACGCTGTACTCGTAGAAATCGACTTGGTGGGCGTAGCCCAGGTCCAGCGTCTTGCCGGACGCCACGGTGATCTCGCCCACGATGCTGTCGCGGGTGCCGCCCCACTCGTTCACGCTGGGTCCGGCTACGCTCACGCGGTAGCGGCCCGGCTCGACGCCGAAGAAGCGGGCCACGCCGGAGAACTCGGTTTTGGCGCTGGCCTCCAGTTGGCCATTGCCCGTGCGCCCGAAGTAGTTCAGGCCCTTGTTCTGGCCCTCCAGCGGCGTGAGGATCACGTCCGTGCCCGAGATGGGCGAGCCCTCGGAGATGTCAGCAATCCGCACCTCCACCGCGCCGCCGTCCGCCGGAACCTGCCCGGCCTGGAGGGCCGCCAGAGCCGCCTTCACGTTCACCCGCTTGAAGCCCTGGACGCAGGGGTACTGATCGGGGTTCATGGGGTCGCCCGTACTCGACAGCAGCTTCCTGACCTGGTACGGCGTGAGGTTCTTGTTCAGTTGCAGCAGCAGCGCCGCCGCGCCCGAGATCACCGGGGCCGCCATGCTCGTGCCGTTGAAGAGGCCGTAGCTCGACTCGCGGGCCGGGGACTTCAGGGCCTCGTTGATGTAGGTCGTTAGGCCCTGGTCACCAGGGGCGAAGACGTCCACCTGGGGTCCGCAGTTGCTGAAGCTGGCCCTGCGGTCGTCGCCCGCGCTCGCCCCGACGTTGATCACGCCGGTGTACGCGCTGAGACCGGTGAACTGGTTGGCGTTGTCGTTGCCTGCCGACCCGACGACGACCCGGTTCTTGCTCAGGGCGTAGTCCACTGCGTCTTTGTGGACCTGGGTGTAGCCGCCACCGCCCCAGGAGTTGTTCAGCACCTGCGCGCCGTTGTCCACCGCGAACACGAAGCCCTTCGCCACCCCGAAGTCGCTGGTGTAGCCCTCCTCGGTGAAGATGCGGATGGGCATCAGGATCGCGTCGGGGGCCACGCCCGCGCCGCCCACGCCGTTGCCCAGCCGCTCGGCGATGGTGCCCGCCGAGCCACTACCGTGCGAGCCGCTGGTCAGCGGATCGGTAGGCTTGAGTTCCTTGCCGTTGCTCGTGTCGTAGCCCGTCACGATCTTGTCCTCGGCCTTGAGGTCCTCGTGCAGGCGGTCGAAGTCGTCGTCGATCACTGCGACGGTGACGCCCGCGCCGGTCGAGATGCCGCGCACCTGATCGGCCCCGATCTGCTTGATCCACCACTGCTTGATGCTCAGGGGGTCGCTGTCCGCCTGGGGGGTGAGGCTCTGGCTCACCAGGCTCCCGCCCTTCGGCAGCTTGGGCAGCTCGCCTGCGTGGCCGTTGGCCTCGGCGTAGCGCAGGCCGCTGACGGGGCGGCCCATCAGCACCGCCGCCGCGCGCTTCACGCTGAGGTTCTCGGGCAGCACGAGCAGGGCCAGCCGGAGCTGGGGAATGTCGTCACGGACCTGCGCCCCCAGGTGGGCAGCGAGGCGGTCCACGAAGGCGCGGTCCGCGTAGCCGATCACCAGTTCCTGGGTGGTGTCGCCCTCGCTGCCGGTCTTGGCGAGGGCGGCGGCGTCCGGCAGGGTCTGGCCCAGGACCGCGCTGAGCCGGGCCTTGCCGCTCAGTTCCTGGCGGAGAGAGGCCGCGGCGTCGGGGGACGGGGCGCTTGCTTCGGGCCGCGGCGCGGTGCCGCAGGCCGCGAGCAGCAGACCGGCACTGAGACTGGCGAGGGTGAGGCGCTTGTTCATCAGTTGTCTCCCGTGGTGAAGTTGCTGACCTGACCCTCGCAGACCGGGCCGCCGAAGTTGCAGGTGTCCAGCGCGTAGAAGATCGACCAGTAGTCGTGCGCGATGCTCACGGCGTCCCCGCTCTTGCTGAAGGCTGCTGCCGACACATCCAGGGTGTAGCCGTGGCGGCTTTCGAGCTTGTCGAGCAGCGCCTTACCGTTGGCGTTGAACTCCACCGAGTAGGTGTTCCCGGTGTTCTTAAGCGCGGCCGTGCTGCCGTCGTCACTGAAGAGGTTGTCCTTCTTGTCGAGGGTACACAGCACGTTCCCCCAGAAGCAATTGGCGCTCTGCTGCGGGTAGTCGTTCACCATCACGTAGAACTGGCGGTAGTCCCCGACCTTCTTGGACACGTTCCAGGAAATCGTGGGGGTGCGCGACACGTCCTTGCTGCCGTCGGCGGGCGTCAGGTCACTCAGGGTGAAGCTGTCGAGCGGGGTGGTGCTGAACACGTCGCTGCGGATGCTCGCGGTGGAGTTGAACGCCTCAAGCTGGTAGTAAACCTTCTTGCCGACCTCTAGGCTGGCGCTGCCGTCCTTGATGGAGCGCGCGCTTCCCTGCACGGTCTTGAGCAGGCGGAAGGTGTTGCCGTCGTCACTCGTCCACACCCGCACACCCAGCGGGTTCCCCTGCACACCGCCCGCGTAATTCCAGGTCAGGTCCACAGTGAGGGTGCTCTGCTCGGCGGGCGCGCCCGTGGGCCGGATGGGACTGTAGTAGCCGATCTTCTGCGAGAGGGTGATGGCGAGCGCCTTGGGGTCCTGGATGCTGGTGAGCGCGACGTCGTTGGGCTTGTCGTCGGTGATGACAATGGGGATGCGGCGCTCGGTGCGGTTCTCGTTGCTGTCGTAGACCACAACGTACAGCTCGGTGGGGCCGCGCACCCCGCGTAGGGTGTTGCCCGCCAGCGTCGCGGTCGTCGTGACGGTGGTGTTCTTGGGATCGTTCGTGAACAGCGCCCGCGCCCCGAACACGCCGCTGCCAGGAACCCCGCCTACCGCCGTGTAGATGAGGTTGGGGCTGTTGGCAGGATCGGCGGCGGTGGCCGTCACCTGGACCGGCACGCCCGCACTCGCGGCGAACTGGGCGGCGGTGGCCGGGTCATTGCCGAAGGCCTTAGCATCGGCGCCCACCAGGTACTTCACGTCCAGCTTGGGCGCGTTCACCGGCAGCGTCGTCGCAAAGGCGTTGCGCTGAATGGCGTTCAGAGGAGCGTTCGTGCCACCGGTAACCCGCAAGCCCTCAATCCGGGAGGCCGCGTAGCCCTCCTTTTTAAAGCTGACGTTGTACACACCCGGATCGAGCTTGAGGGTGAACTTGCCGCTCGCGTCGGTCGTGCCTGTGGCAATGACGCCGCCACTCGCATTCTCGACCGTGACGGCGCTGCTCGGCACGAGCGCCCCGCCCTGGGAGTTGGCGAGGTAACCGGCCACGCTGCTGCTGCCCGTACCGACAACGCTCGTGTCACCGGCAGGAGGCGGGTTGGGACCTTCACCACCACCTCCACACGCGGAAAGGAGCAAACCCGTGAGTAGTGCGAGCGACAGACTCCGATGTGGTTTCATGTGAACTCCTTGAATACCGGATGATAGACAGCATCACGGGCTCGCCGTGAGGCTGAAAAGGAGAGATGAACGGCCCAAGGCGTCCTGGGCGCTTTTCCGGTGAGAGGCATCATATCGGCCACCTTTACGAAGCGCAAGAATTCGCCGCTTTCTCATAAGCGGATTGTCGTCGACTTCTGGGGCTTCTTTTTGGGAGCGCGGCGGTGAGGAGGTCACGTTGAAGTCACGGGACGTCAGCTCGGGGGCTTCCCACAACAATGAAAGAGCAGAGGCGGCGGCTTCTGCCCCTGCCTCCTGAGCTACTCAAGGGTCACGGTTGATCTGCTGATCGTCCCAGCCCGCCGCTTCATATCGAGAAACGGGTGGTGCGGATTCTGGCCGGGGTCGCCTCTAAGTTGGTGTCACTGTCCCCACCACCCGTGCTGAGGAGGCCCGTGACAAGCTGATCGGCTGGCCGACGTCAACCCCAGCGACCCTCGCGTCAAGCAGGAATATCAGCCATCCCGTCCAGCGCGGCTGTTCCAGGTTCTGCGGTTCCCTCTGGAGACAGCTCAGCGCCTCAACGAGAGCATTAACTTTTTCAGGGTGGCGGCGGGAGCGCCTCGCAGGAAGGGGTTGAACTCGGGGTCACGATTCACAGCAGCCACTGTGGCCTGGCCGCCAGGAACTAGCAGGGCCAGGCGGAAGGTCGCCATGTCGAGAACGTCATCTCCGCGCGCGTACCGGCTGCTGGCGAGCTGCATGTGGACCTGCGTATCCAGCCTTACCCGGGCCTCCTGGAGCTGCCGCTGCCCACTGCTCCCTAGGGCACGGGCGATGGCGTCCAGAGTAGCCTCCGCCTGAGCGGGCGTTAGGCGACGCTGCCGCTCCAGGGGTTCGAGAACGCGGGTAAGTTG from Deinococcus apachensis DSM 19763 encodes:
- a CDS encoding S8 family serine peptidase; the protein is MNKRLTLASLSAGLLLAACGTAPRPEASAPSPDAAASLRQELSGKARLSAVLGQTLPDAAALAKTGSEGDTTQELVIGYADRAFVDRLAAHLGAQVRDDIPQLRLALLVLPENLSVKRAAAVLMGRPVSGLRYAEANGHAGELPKLPKGGSLVSQSLTPQADSDPLSIKQWWIKQIGADQVRGISTGAGVTVAVIDDDFDRLHEDLKAEDKIVTGYDTSNGKELKPTDPLTSGSHGSGSAGTIAERLGNGVGGAGVAPDAILMPIRIFTEEGYTSDFGVAKGFVFAVDNGAQVLNNSWGGGGYTQVHKDAVDYALSKNRVVVGSAGNDNANQFTGLSAYTGVINVGASAGDDRRASFSNCGPQVDVFAPGDQGLTTYINEALKSPARESSYGLFNGTSMAAPVISGAAALLLQLNKNLTPYQVRKLLSSTGDPMNPDQYPCVQGFKRVNVKAALAALQAGQVPADGGAVEVRIADISEGSPISGTDVILTPLEGQNKGLNYFGRTGNGQLEASAKTEFSGVARFFGVEPGRYRVSVAGPSVNEWGGTRDSIVGEITVASGKTLDLGYAHQVDFYEYSVVNKTLQRNNSQATATDLTSIPASAFADGLLFGGAFDSANFVYADPVTGPDVDYLKFNVGAGQTLTVKGYAALLGSKANVKVDLLNASGVVVAAGKAIAGTVDSLASFKAPTAGVYTVRFTNATQNEGLGAFYTSVVTIQ
- a CDS encoding carboxypeptidase-like regulatory domain-containing protein, with translation MAGYLANSQGGALVPSSAVTVENASGGVIATGTTDASGKFTLKLDPGVYNVSFKKEGYAASRIEGLRVTGGTNAPLNAIQRNAFATTLPVNAPKLDVKYLVGADAKAFGNDPATAAQFAASAGVPVQVTATAADPANSPNLIYTAVGGVPGSGVFGARALFTNDPKNTTVTTTATLAGNTLRGVRGPTELYVVVYDSNENRTERRIPIVITDDKPNDVALTSIQDPKALAITLSQKIGYYSPIRPTGAPAEQSTLTVDLTWNYAGGVQGNPLGVRVWTSDDGNTFRLLKTVQGSARSIKDGSASLEVGKKVYYQLEAFNSTASIRSDVFSTTPLDSFTLSDLTPADGSKDVSRTPTISWNVSKKVGDYRQFYVMVNDYPQQSANCFWGNVLCTLDKKDNLFSDDGSTAALKNTGNTYSVEFNANGKALLDKLESRHGYTLDVSAAAFSKSGDAVSIAHDYWSIFYALDTCNFGGPVCEGQVSNFTTGDN